One stretch of Halapricum desulfuricans DNA includes these proteins:
- the dacZ gene encoding diadenylate cyclase DacZ, which yields MTAVGNFLKEFTDDVEGVCLFSPSSSVYGAFAEADLPVVVIGTENAVDAEAFVELPLQFRDPTERIRFGVEGALGQDAIEEDMTLLCILGSFGDDADTVMRVRAGAFADSGVYDLFVNSRADPSVVRDVLEVAVELGKKGQKGKPVGALFVVGDAGKVMNKSRPLSYNPFEKSHVHVGDPIVNVMLKEFSRLDGAFVISDSGKIVSAYRYLEPSAEGVDIPKGLGARHMAAGAVTRDTNAIAIVLSESDGLVRAFKGGELILELDPEDY from the coding sequence ATGACTGCTGTCGGAAACTTCCTCAAGGAGTTTACGGACGATGTCGAGGGAGTCTGTCTGTTCTCGCCGAGTTCGTCGGTGTACGGTGCCTTCGCCGAGGCTGACCTGCCGGTCGTGGTAATTGGGACCGAGAACGCGGTCGACGCCGAGGCGTTCGTCGAGTTGCCACTGCAGTTCCGTGACCCGACAGAACGGATCCGGTTCGGGGTCGAGGGGGCGCTCGGACAGGACGCCATCGAGGAAGACATGACGCTTTTGTGCATCCTCGGAAGCTTCGGCGACGACGCGGACACCGTGATGCGCGTCCGCGCAGGCGCGTTCGCCGACTCGGGCGTCTACGACCTGTTCGTGAATTCACGGGCCGACCCCTCAGTCGTGCGCGACGTGCTCGAAGTCGCGGTCGAGCTCGGCAAGAAAGGCCAAAAGGGCAAGCCCGTCGGCGCGCTGTTCGTGGTCGGCGACGCCGGGAAGGTAATGAACAAGTCCCGCCCGCTCAGTTACAACCCCTTCGAGAAGTCCCACGTCCACGTCGGCGACCCGATCGTCAACGTCATGCTCAAGGAGTTCTCCCGGCTTGACGGCGCTTTTGTCATCTCCGATTCGGGCAAGATCGTCTCGGCGTACCGCTATCTCGAACCGTCGGCCGAGGGGGTCGACATCCCGAAGGGGCTTGGCGCGAGACACATGGCTGCCGGTGCGGTTACCCGTGACACGAACGCCATTGCGATCGTCCTCAGCGAGAGCGACGGACTCGTCCGGGCGTTCAAGGGCGGTGAGCTGATCCTGGAGCTCGATCCGGAGGACTACTGA